In Candidatus Schekmanbacteria bacterium, the genomic window CATGGTATTGCAGGAAGACTTCTGGTGAAGAAAGCAGAAGATATTGCACTTAAAAATGGTGCCCATACTCTTTTCGCATTGGTGCAAAAGAAAAATGTAAATTTTTTTAAAAAGTTGAAGTGGGAAGTAAAAGAAGGTCCTTTTGAATATTATGGCATCCTGCACTATCTAATGAAGACAAAACTTGATAAATGAGAAAAATGTTTATTTCTTATCCTTTGTAATATCAAGAGTAGCTATGTAACAGCTAATCTCTCCGTTGCCGTTGGAAATAACATTGACGAACCTTTTGATCTTTTTACGAATTCCATCTTTACGAATAATATTATATGTAATTTGGAATTCCTTGGTTCCATTTTTGATATTCTCATTTATCGTTTTCATTATGTCATCACGCTCTTCAGGAACTATGAATTTTGAGAGAGTTTCTCTTGTAACTTCATCTTTGCTAATTCCATATATTTCACATATTTTTTTATTGCAATAAACCAATTTTCCCTTTTCTATTATTGTAATTCCAATTGATAGGTTTTCAGCTAAGTTTTTGAAGCGATTTTCGCTTTCAACTAATTTGGACTCTGACCTTTTTCTTTCACTTATATCTCTTGCAATATTCAAGATCATTGTTTTGCCTTTGATTTTTATAGGAAAGGATCTAATTTCGATAGGTAGATAGGTACCGTTTTTCCGTTTCAATGTAAACTCTGTTGGACCTGCAGGCATTCCCAGAGTAGTCTTTCCTAACATTTCAATGGCTTTTGGTATCTGATCGGCGGAGAGCATATCTGTTTCTATGAAATTGATTCCTTTCAGCTCCTCTCTATCATAGCCGGATATCTTTTCAGCTTCAAGGTTCCCATCAATAAAATTTCCAGACTGGTCTGTAAGATAATAAGCATCAGGTGCATATTCAAAAAGCAGTTTTAATCGTTCTTCATTTTCCTTTAATTGTTCTTCAGTCTGTTTTCGAGCTGTTATGTCTCTTCCCACAGATTGAATTTCCAAAATTCTTCCTTTCTTATCAAAAATTCCCCTATCAATCCATTGAATCCAAAGTGTTTGTGAA contains:
- a CDS encoding PAS domain S-box protein produces the protein MAVAKERLEKKIVDLSLHYLAETLSKITGENFFVQVVKILTEMLNVDYAFIGMLIDKESEKIKTLAVSKRGKAIENFEYLLKDTPCENVVGKKLCSYPKNIQSLFPKDRILKEMNAEGYVGIPLFDSKRLPIGVMGLVHTKIIKDVNIAESILKIFAVRTSTEMERLNIEKELIKSREEYRAIIESQEEMIVRWLPDGKIIYANLRFMNFFKIENIPLSDINYLTFFDKNESKKINEIIARLNPDNPYEISEREIKKDDSQTLWIQWIDRGIFDKKGRILEIQSVGRDITARKQTEEQLKENEERLKLLFEYAPDAYYLTDQSGNFIDGNLEAEKISGYDREELKGINFIETDMLSADQIPKAIEMLGKTTLGMPAGPTEFTLKRKNGTYLPIEIRSFPIKIKGKTMILNIARDISERKRSESKLVESENRFKNLAENLSIGITIIEKGKLVYCNKKICEIYGISKDEVTRETLSKFIVPEERDDIMKTINENIKNGTKEFQITYNIIRKDGIRKKIKRFVNVISNGNGEISCYIATLDITKDKK